In Candidatus Vicinibacter proximus, the genomic stretch TTATAGTTTTTATTTCGAAACCGGTAGGGTAGAAGCACTGCGATCTCTGGGTTTAAGCTATAAATCCGTGGAGGATGAATTGGGTGTTTTTATGCCGGTGATGAATATGAATGTAAGGTATCTGCGCCCATGTTACTACGATGAATTGTTGATCCTGGAAACTACCATCTTGCATTTGCCTGAACGAACCATTGAGTTTGAAACCAAAATTTTTAAGGAACAAAACGAATTAGCCAATCAAGGCAAGGTGACCCTTTGTTTTGTCGATATAAAAACCAAAAAACGGGTTAATGCTCCTGAAGTTATTGTGGACAAATTAAAATCATACTTTGATTAAGGGTGTATATAAAATAAAAAAGGCTTTGTTAGATTTTGGGCCGTTTGCACAAGTGATACAATGGTCAAAGACTCATTCTCTTCCTGGTTTTTATGGTGTAAGTATATATACGACCCTTTCTTTTATAAATTTTGAATTAAAGAAAAATGATCTGGAAACCCGCGCCAGTGCCATGTCGTATAATTTTTTTCTTGCCTTGTTTCCGACATTAATATTTTTGTTCACATTAACTGCATATTTACCAAAGAGTTGGGATTTCTTTACAACTTTAGAAAATTCTCTTAATTCTATAATGCCTGTAGGCGCTAAGGACTATCTTTGGAAAAATATTGTTGGGGCAATACGACCTAAGGCAAACAAAAGTTTTCTTTCAATAGGATTTATTCTGGCTGTTTTTTTTGCTTCTAATGGAATTCTTTCCATGATGAGCGGGTTTGACAAAACGTACCGAAGTAGCTTTCGCAAAAGAAGCTGGATTGAGAAACATTTGATAGCTTTATTGCTCACTTTTCTTTTGAGTATTCTATTGATCTTTTCTATAGTGCTGATCATAATGGGGAGTTATATATTTAATTGGTTATTTGGATTGCTAAAATTGGGAACTTTAGCCGCGCTAAGCATAAAGCTTTTGCAATACGTGATTATCATCTTACTCTTTTATACAGTTATAGATTTGATTTACCGATTTGGTCCTGCATTGCGTAAGCCGATGAAAGGGTTTTCTCCGGGTACAATTTTTGCTACAACAACATCGATTCTTACTTCTGTTGTTTTCGGGTACTTTGTTGAAAATTTCTCCTCTTACCATAAGATATATGGAGCCATATCTGCTCTAATAATAACTTTAGTCTGGATTAGAATAAATGTACTTATACTTATTCTTGGATTTGAATTAAATGCAGGAATCATCATCAATCGTGACATCAAAAGTGACATCGATGAAGCAGCTGCATTAGGATCAAACCAATGAATTTTCTAAAAATTCATTCATTGGCTTGGCATCTTTATACACCTTAAGGATTAACTTTTCTAATCCATCTTTTAGGATAAGTTCGGAATCAAAAGCACAAGTATAATAAAATGCTTTATTGTACAGTAATGGTTCAATGGCTGCTACTTCTTTAAATTCTTTTGATATTACTTTGTTCTTTTCTCCCCTGATTTCACCAAATCTTTCAATAAATGATTTGGATAAATAAAGCTTTTTAAATTCGTTAAGATGGGTAGCTATATAAGTTCTTATTTTATGTAGGATCTCTGGGCCTGGTTCATAAATTCCGGAATAGATGTGAAATCTATCCGCTCTAAACTCCAGATAAAAACCGGGAGCGCTTATCTCCTTCTTGCCAAAAGCAGTTATTAAAGCAGACATATGGGTTTTGTATGGAGATTTGTCCTTGCTGAACCTGACATCTTTATATATCCTAAAAATAGACTCTTTAGCTGTCATTTTAATTCTTGGATCCTCTTTTTGTAATAAAACAATCATTCTTTCAATAAATGTTTGAAATGGAGTCTCAACCTTAGTTTTAAACCTGTTCTTGTTTGCATTGAACCACTCCCGATTATTGTTCACTTCAAGATCGGCTAAAAAATTTAAAAAATCTACTTCAAAAAATATCATGACATTCCGTATTTTCACACAAGATAAGGAGTGTATGAAATTGTTATATACTACATGTTATTAAGCCTAAAAAAAATTACACCACTTGCACATTTATATCAATTGTTATTTTTTCTATATCGGTGACCAGATACATCTGACAGACAATCAAATCCATCCTCTCCAAATAAATTCACAATTTGTGTGCTGACCTATATAAACATTATGATAAATTAAAACCATTTATAAATTTCACCATCATTAACTAATTTTTTTTAGCATGTATTTTTCTTTCAAATCTTTTAAACCCTATGTCCATTCGAGTTCTTTTGTTCATCCTTTAGCTGCAATTACAGGGTGCGTAAGAATTGGCAAAAATGTATATGTAGGTCCGTTTGCTGCGTTGAGGGGAGATTTTGGAGAGATAGTGATTGAAGATGGCTGTAATATTCAGGAACATTGTATGGTGCATATGTTTCCGGGAATAACTGTGCACCTGGAGGAGAATGTGCATGTTGGTCATGGTGCTATTATCCATGGCGCAAGAATCGGAAGAAACTCTCTGGTTGGAATGAATTCCGTGATTATGGATGATTGTGAAATAGGGGAGGAATGTATAGTAGGGGCAATGAGTTTTATTAAAGAAAGATCCAATTTCGGTAGGCGAAGTTTAATTGTTGGTAATCCTGCCAAAAAAGTCAAAGATGTTTCTGACGAAATGATCCTTTGGAAAACCAAAGGGACCGAATTATATCAACAATTGGCGCATGATTGTTTAGAGCACTTGAAAGTAACTGAACCCCTTAGAGAAATGCCAGCTGATTGGAAAATTCCAAATGGTGAATTTAAAAGTTGGCGCCATCGGGATTAGATTTTTACCTTTGCTTTTGTGCATTAATTTGTAGTTATGAGTAATTATGTAAAGCGATACCGTCAAGACCAGCTTGAGATCATTGAATTTTTTACGGAACAAAGCAATTCTTTGCCTTCAGACATATTGAGTCAACTGGTAGATACCATTGACGACATATCTACAACTTCTGATTGTCCTATTATTCTGTTAAAAAGTGGCGGTGAAAAAGTATTTTGCGCAGGGGCTAGTTTTGATGAATTATCCTCTCTCCAAAATATGGATGCAGGCAAATCTTTTTTTATGGGCTTTGCCAATGTAATCCTGGCGATGAGGCGTTCACCAAAAATAATTTTAGGACGCATTCAAGGAAAATCAGTTGGTGGAGGGGTAGGACTTGCTGCTGGATGTGATTATGTTTTTGCAAGTAAATATGCATCGGTTAGACTCAGCGAATTGGCGGTTGGCATTGGGCCATTTGTGATAGGTCCTGCGGTGGAAAGAAAGATTGGCTTAGCTGCCTTTTCTCAAATGGCGCTAAATGCAACGGAATGGCAGACAGCACAATGGGCCAAGGATAAGGGTTTGTATCAGGAAGTTTTTGAAAATACAGAGCAGTTGGATGCTTACATCGACCATTTTTCCAAGCTTCTTTTAAGTTCAAATCCACTCGCATTAAATGAACTTAAAAAAGTGTTTTGGGAGAACACTGAACATTGGACAAAGTTGCTTCCCGCGCGGGCTGAAATTTCCGGCAGACTAGTTTTAAGTGACTACACCAGAGAGGCTATATCCAACTTCAAAAAAATGAACTAAAAACCTATTGTTTAATAACTTCCGACTTAAAAAAATATTTGTTATCGGCAATAGCATAAATAATATATGCGCCTTTAGGATAAGGATTAATGTGAATTACGGGCAAAGTATGGTCAGAATAGTTGTTATAAAATAATAGTTTTCCGTTTGGATCAATAAGCCAAACGGATAGTTGGCTCCAAGTCAGACCATCTATATTTAAAAGACATTTATCCTTAGCAGGATTAGGAGACACTCGAAATAATGCTTTGTTTGGAGAATGCTTTTGAATCCATTTACTGGAATTTGGGTTTGCATTTTTAATCATGTGTACTTTGAGTAAATATGGATTAGCTTTTGTCAAGTGGGCTTTATTATTTTGCCATGGATTCGGATCTGTTGTAGGGTTGTAAATTCCTCCGAAAATGGTACCTAAAAATACTGTGTCGTTTTTGATTTTATCCAAATCTACAATACCAGGAGCGTATAACGGAATATCACGATGAATTAAAAATTCAGAATTTGTACCAAGAAATCCCGGCATTTGGTTTGCATAAAATGATTCTTTATAACTTCCATCATTCAATTTACTTACTTTTGAAATGGTGCTTACAAATGGGACCAAAGGGTCTCTGGCTGAAATTCCAGTAGAATCGATAAAATATTCGGCCATTCCACCAAAAAAAATCTCTGACATTTCGGATGCAGAAAAGCTATAAACGCCCACTTTACTGCAGTGATAATGAGCAAATCTTTGGTTAAAATTCAAAACATCCTCATACCCATTCTTATCCAATAAAGCAATGTTCATGAATGGTCGATTTTCATTAATTAGAAAAACACCTGAGAATATCATTAATTTGACCAGACCCGGAGCAACTACAAATGGAACCATATTGTAATCTCGCCGATGAAAGTTGAATTCATCCCTGTATTCAAATTCAAAATTAACGCTTAAGGAATTAGCCCCCTTTATTAAGCTAAATATAGTGGCTAATTCATAATACTGTTGTTTAACTTGCCCTGAATTGCTTTTATATTCTCCTTCAAATAGGTTTCCACCAACTAGGTAATATTTACCATCCAAGTATTGCAATTGAGCTCCTGCCGTTCTGAATTTTGAATTTGAAATATGTTTAATGGCGTCTGTATAAACTCCCTGATTATTGACCACCTGATCCAGGATTTCCAAATCAATATGGATCAAGCTTGGGTAAGTATCATAAATTCCGGATTCTGACTGGCCATAACCGCCAATAATTACTAATTGGTTTTCATTTTGGACAAAAGAGGTTCCTGTTGCACTTAATGGTAATAATATGGAGTCAGGAAGTATAGATAAATCATAGTTTGAGATATGATTGCTCAGTGTATTCCAAACATATAATTTTTCATTGGCTCCACTTTTTTGGAATCCGGATTCTTTTTCGTGAATGCCATCCATCCTACCTCCAAAAATATACACCTTGTCTTGATATACGCCAAAACTGAAAGAATGCAATGCTGGCCAATCTGGAAGTCTAATTGTATCCACAGTAAATTCAAAAGTACTCTGGGCTTGAATTGCCATAGAATTTATCCATAGAAAAACCGTCAAACCAAGCATTTGAAGGTAGGAAAGATTAAAATGAGGCATAAATTAAATTTAACGAGCCTTGACTATTACCAACTTTCTTTGGGTAATTTGGTCATGCCGAACAATCTTCTAAAACTGTATCTACCTGTGCCATAAATGAGTACGTGAATGAGTCCGCCTATGATTGCAATGTTTTTCATAAAAAAAATGGAATGTAGATTTTGTTTGGCCGGAGGATCATCCCAAAAGGAATAAACTATAAAAGTCACAGGAACCCAATACATAAGTAACAAAGTAACCGCAAATGCTGGCCGGTAACCAATTAATAAAAATAAACCACCCACGGTCAGTGCAATAATGGTGCATATCAGTAAGAAGTCCTGATTCCAGAGAAGACCATACTCTGTCATGGTATCCTTGGTGCGTTCAAAAAACTTAAGGGAAGTAAAAGCTTCAAAAAGAAAAATAGCAGATAAAAATATCCTTGAGATCAGATCAAAAATGTCTTTCATTTGGTTTGGGATGCGGGCTGATTAGGCAGAGAATGACTGTCCGCAACCACAAGTATCTTTTGCATTTGGATTTACAAATGAAAAACCGCGATTGTTTAGACCTTCTACCCATTCGATTTGCATGCCGACAAGGTATAGTGCATGAGCCGGGTCCATGAACACTTTTATGCCATTGATCATATATTCCTGATCATTTTCTTTAAGAGTGTCAAAGCCAAGTACATAACTAAAGCCGGAACAACCTCCGCCTTTGACTCCAACTCTAAGTCCATGTACGTCAGGTATTTGTTGCTCTGTTTTAATTTTCTCTAACTGAATTCTTGCCGAATCTGTAATGATTACAGGCGTTTCTGTTAAGATTTCCATGTCTGCTTGTATTTCAAATATTAACACAAAAGTACAGAAAAATGTTCTCTTGTGTATAGAATAGGACCAATACTGTACCTTCGCATTTCAACTTTGATTATGGAGACTGTATTAGAAATTTTTAAATTAACTATTCCTGCCCTAACAGTTTTTGCGGTGGTATATTACATGTTGAGGCAGTATTTTGAATTCGAAAGGTTTAAGCGTATTTCTGAGACAAAATCTGCTAATGGTGCCCAAAGCCTGCCCATCAAACTTCAGTCTTATGAGCGTTTGGCTCTTTTTCTAGAAAGAATAAGGTTGCAAAACCTGGTTATGCGCTTTTCCACTAAAGATTTTACGCCTGAATTATGGATTAAGACTCTAATGATCAGCGTACATCAGGAATTTGAACATAATATGGTGCAACAGATATATGTCAGCGACAAATTATGGGAAATAATCCTTTTTGCGAAGAATGAAGTGCTTTATGCATTAGACTCATCCATAAATGAGAACACAAAAAACTTGGAGATTTCACAATTTTCTCAAATCCTTTTAGACCAAAAAAATGAAACTGCAGAAGTCGGAATTCAAACGGCTCTGAATGCAATCAAAAAGGAAATACAGTTAATTCTTTGATTTTACTGACACATCAACACTATCCAATCACTAAACTCGTGATTACTTTCGTGGCCGGCACGATCCTTAATGTAAAGCTCGTATCTAATAGAGTCAACAGGAAATTGAGTTGGGTTAGAACAAGGAGGTATGTTATTTGGGAAAAGACAACAAGTTGTAAAAATAAGAATAGATGCATTCCCACTTATTGGTTTTCCACCAGCTTCCGGCAAATCCGGGATCTTAAACGCATCTTGGAGTTGGTTGGTGCGCGTGTCGATAAGGAAAATGTCCTGGTTCCCACTACTTGAGCCAAATCCTAGGTCTCCGTCTCCATCCGAAAAACTAAAGTTCAGCCATATGGAATCCTGATTCAAATCACCTTGTCTCATGATTATCTTATTCGTACTGAGGTATTTTATAGTGGGGATGTCTGAAGTTTGTCCTTCATCCTTACAAGCTATCCATCCACTAAGAATCAACGTAAGCCAAAAAAGAACTTTTAGTTTATTCATTGCCTAAAATTAAATGATTTGGCCAATTTTATACTAAATACGATAAAACTTAACCATCCGAAAGTGCAAGTTTGTATACTTCAAGACATCTTTTTCGAGATTCTGCATGGTTAACTATTGGATTCGGATAGGCTGCAGTGTTGAATTCTGGTACCCACTTTTGAATGTATTCAAATTTTGGATCAAATTTTTTTTGCTGTGCCTCTGGGTTAAATATTCTGAAATATGGGGCCGCATCCGTCCCGCAACCTGCTGCCCACTGCCATCCTCCGTTATTGCTGGCCAAATCGAAATCAAGCAGTTTATTTGCAAAATAAGCTTCCCCCCATCTCCAGTCAATAAGTAAATGCTTTACTAAAAAACTTGCCGTGACCATTCTTACCCTGTTATGCATAAATCCTGTAGCGTTCAATTCCCGCATTCCCGCATCAACCAAAGGATAGCCTGTCTTGCCTTCGCACCATAGATTAAATTCTTCCTCTGAGTTCAACCAGTTAATGCGGTCATATAAAGGCTTAAACGCATGACCTACTACATTTGGGTATGCTTGTAATATCATGGAATAAAAGTCGCGCCAGATAAGTTCACTTAGAAAAGTTTCTGAAATTTTAAAAGCTTTGCGAGCCACCTCACGGATGCTTATAGTCCCAAATCGCAAATGAATCCCAAGCCTGCTTGTGCCATCCACTCCAGGAAAATCTCTTTGTTTAGAATATTTAGACAGGACTCTTTGCCAATCCTTTGCTTCAGGGATATATAGGTCCGAGGGAATAAAACCCATGAATTCCATGGAAGGTAAGGGGGTTGGTTCCAAAGGGAAGAAATGACGACCTTCCATTTCAACAGGGTAATGGATAAAAGCTTCAGAATCGCCAATTTGATTTAGCTTTTCTAACCATTTTCTTTTATAAGGAGTAAAAACTGTGTAAGTCGTTTGATCCTCTTTAAGCACCTCGCTTTTCTCAAAAAGAACGTGATCCTTATAGGCTTTTAATATAATTCCCTTTTTATGGCATATTTCATTTAGTAAATCATCTCTTTGAACTGCATAAGGTTCATAATCCCGATTTAAAAAAATTGTCTCAATATCGAATTGTGTAATCCATTTAATCCAGGCCTTATCCGGGTAATCGTAGGCAATCATTAGGTCAGAACCTATGTTGTTTAATTGTAATTTAAGCTGCCTTACTTGCTGAAAAATAAAATGAATCCTTGAGTCTTTTTTATCAGGCAAACCGTTCAATATGTTGCGGTCAAAAATGAAAAAACAAAGAACTTTTTTGCCGGACTTAATAGCTTCATAAAGTCCATGATTGTCAATAAGCCTTAAGTCCCTCCTGAACCAAAATGCAGATATTTTCATGTGTAAGAAAACAGCATCAAACGCTACATGTTTAAATAGTATGTTAATTTGTAAGATATTGACTATAAATGAGTTGAATGTTTTAATTTTGCTTTAAATACTTTCTTATGCATAAAGCTTTGATCATACTGTTTATACTGGCTTCTATATCATGGTCTTGTAAAAAATCTTCTGGTATCCATGACCCGGCATTGGCAGGTCTTGAAAGTAGTTTTAATACCACACCTAATGAAGAAAATTACGAAAAGCTGGTAACAAAATATCTCGAAATCATACAGACCGTACAGAAAAATACAGATGTAAGTGAAATTTTACTCAAAGCATCAAACGCCAGTGAAAAAATGGCAAAGAAAGATCAACAGGTAATATTTTTAAATAACCTTGTAAAAAATTATCCTGACAGGCCTGATACTAAGGACAATGTATATAAAATGATAAATCTACTCCACGCAACGGGAAGGCATGTTACAGCAGATGTTATGTCCCTTAGTTATTTGAAAACGTATTCCGGTGATGCCAAGACAGAAGAGTTGAAATCAAAATTACCAAAGGTAGTATCGCCAGAAGACTACATTCTTGATATTGGAAGATCAATTTTTGCAGACACTGCTACGGGTTTTAACCAACGAAATGCCATGAATTATGTCGATGCTTGTGAAGCATATGCAATGGTAATGCCTAAAGATCCACAGACACCTGAATTTATCTTTAAAGCTGCTGAGACTTCCAATACCCTCCGAACATTTGAAAAAAGTTTTGCGTTGTATGATTGGTTAATTGAAAAATACCCTAGCCACGAACGATCTCCGGTTGCTTTATTTATGAAAGGGTTTTTGTTTGATGGAACTCTTCACGATTCAGCAAATGCTGCAAAATATTATCAGGAATTCCTAGATAAATATCCCGAAAATCAGTTTGCCAAAGACGCAAAGATGTTGCTCCAGAATTTAGGAAAAACAGATGAAGAAGTTTTAAAAGACTTGATGGAGAAAAATAAAGAAAATAAATAAGGTCAATGGTCAATTTTATTTTGGCCCATATACCAATACCTTAGATCCCACATCAAGCATACCAAATTAAACCATTTTCAAAATTGAACACTCGAAGACCATGAGTAAGGTAGAAGTTTTCAAAGAATTTACCATTGATTGTGCTCACCGACTACCCAATGTTCCTGCAGGACATAAATGTCAGAATGTGCATGGCCATACATACAAGATAAAAATTGTAGTAGAGTCGGAATTAGACCCTCATTTAGGATGGGTAATTGATTTTCAAGATATAAATAAAGCCTTTCAGCCTGTCAAGGATACTTTGGATCACAAATTTCTTAACGATATAGTGGGGCTCGAAAATCCAACTGCAGAACATATTGCCATATGGATATGGAAGCAAATCAAAAAAGAAATAACATTCCTTAAAGAAATATGGGTATTTGAGACCCCTAGTAGCGGATGTGTTTTTAGAGGGTGAGATGGACTTTAGGTAGAAAAATGGATCATTTTAATTTTTCCAATACTTGAATATCCACTGCAGGAACCATCGAGTCTTTGATCTCTGCAAGTACTTCTAAAAAATATGTGGACTGAGTTCCACGTATCATTCTGATAACTCCGGTTAATGGTTTTAGCATCAAATTTTTATCTTCTATTTTATCTAAACCGGACTTGACTTTTTCATAGTTTAATGAATATGGGATGATGATTTGTTCATTTGCTCCAAGGTGAAAAGGTTCATTGATGTACATTTCGCCAAGAATGAATTCTTGGTTTCTTGAATGCCTACTTCTGCCGGAATTGTACTTTTCTTTTAAAACGATCTGGACGTTAAGTATGGTTGACGGGTTTATTGTACTGATAGAAAGACTGCCTATTAGTTGTTTGTCATCATTCAAAACTTCCTTTTGAAACTTTATCTTGGGCCCTTCTATTCCTAGCCAATTTTTAATTCTCTTAATCATGAATCAAAGATCTGTCAAAATGGATAAAAATGGATTTTAATTTCGACAGATTTAGTTAACTGCACTATTAAATAAATCTCTTCTGCCATGAATCTTTTAATGGGACGAGCCAGTTTTCTATAAACTGCCTTTTATCTTGCACCAAAGTATTAAAAAACAAAGTGGAATCATTAATCTTTCCGTTTTGGTACCATTCTGACATTTGCATTGCTGCAACTAGTTTAATTTCTTCCTGATCGATATAATAAAAATTCAATCGGTTAAAAAAATCTGTGTGATAAATTGTTTCAAGATTTTTTATAAAGGATACGGATTCATCAATAGAACACCCGGAGGCCGAAACTTCGGATTCATCAACCACAAGAACAACAAAATAATTATGAAGGATTCCGCCTGTGGCTCTCAATGACTTCTGATGACTTACCCATTGCGCGGTAAATGTTTGTATTCGCAATTGAATGTCCTCTAGTAAGTCATCTTCAAATCTATTGTCAGAAGGATAAATCCAGATTTTGGCATTATCGGGAAAAGATATCAAATCCATCATTCTTGCATTTTTTCAACGATTAGCTCAGAAAGATCATAAACCATAATTTCATCCTGTTGATCTTTGGATTTGATTCCATCTTGTAACATGGTTATACAGAAAGGACAATTCGCAACCACTATGTTAGTTCCGTTGGCAATCACTTCTTCAATTCTTTCTTCATTGATTCTTTTGCTGCCTGGTTCATCTTCTTTGAACATCTGACCACCTCCTGCACCACAACATAAACCATTTTTTTTGGATCGTTTCATTTCACGTATATCCATCTTTAATTGATGAATTAATGATCTTGGTGCTTCGTATTCATTGTTGACCCTTCCAAGATAACAGGAGTCATGATAACTAACAGTTTCCGAATTTGTTTCTTTCAATTTTATTCTTCCCGACTCAATCAGTTCGTCAAGATACTGAGTATGGTGCAAAACCTCATAGCTGCCACCAAGTTCTGGATATTCATTTTTCAAAGTGTTGAAACAATGAGGACAAGTACAAACAATTTTTTTAACCTGATATTGATTGAGTGTCTCTATATTTTGAAGAGCAAGAATTTGAAATAAAAATTCATTTCCTGCACGTCTTGCTGGATCTCCAGTACACTTTTCTTCTTCGCCGAGAATTGCAAATGAGATTCCGGCTTTTTCTAAAATCTGAGCAAAGGCCAATGAAACTTTTTGGGCCCGTGCATCATAGGATCCTGCACAACCTACCCAAAATAAAACCTCAATGTTCTTACCTTGTGTTGCAACTTCCGACAAACGTGGTATTTGTATCATAATTTATTTTCGTTGTAATTGTTTATGAAAGGCTCATGCTTTAGTTGTCCAGGCATCTCTTGATTCAGGGAGCTGCCAAACTGATTGGTTATTTTCCAAACTATTAAACATCGGTAACCAATCAGAAGGACCTCCTGAATTCATAAGAATGTCATAGCGTCTCAGCTGAAGGATAGGATCCATAGGATTGATCAATATGGGACAGGCTTCCACACAGGCATTACATGTAGTACATGCATAAATTTCTTCCTTACTTATATAATCAAATAAGGATTTTCCATCATCATAGGAGGTTGCTTTTTCCATCTTATTTAACTTTATATTGCGCCCAACCTCCTCTAATCTATCGCGGATGTCCATAACAATCTTCCTTGGACTAAGTTTTTTACCAGTTATATTGGCTGGACAAACAGAGGTGCATCTT encodes the following:
- a CDS encoding (Fe-S)-binding protein, producing MQIPRLSEVATQGKNIEVLFWVGCAGSYDARAQKVSLAFAQILEKAGISFAILGEEEKCTGDPARRAGNEFLFQILALQNIETLNQYQVKKIVCTCPHCFNTLKNEYPELGGSYEVLHHTQYLDELIESGRIKLKETNSETVSYHDSCYLGRVNNEYEAPRSLIHQLKMDIREMKRSKKNGLCCGAGGGQMFKEDEPGSKRINEERIEEVIANGTNIVVANCPFCITMLQDGIKSKDQQDEIMVYDLSELIVEKMQE
- the queD gene encoding 6-carboxytetrahydropterin synthase QueD codes for the protein MSKVEVFKEFTIDCAHRLPNVPAGHKCQNVHGHTYKIKIVVESELDPHLGWVIDFQDINKAFQPVKDTLDHKFLNDIVGLENPTAEHIAIWIWKQIKKEITFLKEIWVFETPSSGCVFRG
- a CDS encoding YihY/virulence factor BrkB family protein, whose translation is MIKGVYKIKKALLDFGPFAQVIQWSKTHSLPGFYGVSIYTTLSFINFELKKNDLETRASAMSYNFFLALFPTLIFLFTLTAYLPKSWDFFTTLENSLNSIMPVGAKDYLWKNIVGAIRPKANKSFLSIGFILAVFFASNGILSMMSGFDKTYRSSFRKRSWIEKHLIALLLTFLLSILLIFSIVLIIMGSYIFNWLFGLLKLGTLAALSIKLLQYVIIILLFYTVIDLIYRFGPALRKPMKGFSPGTIFATTTSILTSVVFGYFVENFSSYHKIYGAISALIITLVWIRINVLILILGFELNAGIIINRDIKSDIDEAAALGSNQ
- a CDS encoding acyl-CoA thioesterase, with protein sequence MFKHQTQVRVRYSETDRMAYVYYGNYSFYFETGRVEALRSLGLSYKSVEDELGVFMPVMNMNVRYLRPCYYDELLILETTILHLPERTIEFETKIFKEQNELANQGKVTLCFVDIKTKKRVNAPEVIVDKLKSYFD
- a CDS encoding DoxX family protein; its protein translation is MKDIFDLISRIFLSAIFLFEAFTSLKFFERTKDTMTEYGLLWNQDFLLICTIIALTVGGLFLLIGYRPAFAVTLLLMYWVPVTFIVYSFWDDPPAKQNLHSIFFMKNIAIIGGLIHVLIYGTGRYSFRRLFGMTKLPKESW
- a CDS encoding DUF2461 domain-containing protein, translated to MIFFEVDFLNFLADLEVNNNREWFNANKNRFKTKVETPFQTFIERMIVLLQKEDPRIKMTAKESIFRIYKDVRFSKDKSPYKTHMSALITAFGKKEISAPGFYLEFRADRFHIYSGIYEPGPEILHKIRTYIATHLNEFKKLYLSKSFIERFGEIRGEKNKVISKEFKEVAAIEPLLYNKAFYYTCAFDSELILKDGLEKLILKVYKDAKPMNEFLENSLV
- a CDS encoding transferase hexapeptide repeat family protein — encoded protein: MYFSFKSFKPYVHSSSFVHPLAAITGCVRIGKNVYVGPFAALRGDFGEIVIEDGCNIQEHCMVHMFPGITVHLEENVHVGHGAIIHGARIGRNSLVGMNSVIMDDCEIGEECIVGAMSFIKERSNFGRRSLIVGNPAKKVKDVSDEMILWKTKGTELYQQLAHDCLEHLKVTEPLREMPADWKIPNGEFKSWRHRD
- a CDS encoding deoxyribodipyrimidine photo-lyase, translating into MKISAFWFRRDLRLIDNHGLYEAIKSGKKVLCFFIFDRNILNGLPDKKDSRIHFIFQQVRQLKLQLNNIGSDLMIAYDYPDKAWIKWITQFDIETIFLNRDYEPYAVQRDDLLNEICHKKGIILKAYKDHVLFEKSEVLKEDQTTYTVFTPYKRKWLEKLNQIGDSEAFIHYPVEMEGRHFFPLEPTPLPSMEFMGFIPSDLYIPEAKDWQRVLSKYSKQRDFPGVDGTSRLGIHLRFGTISIREVARKAFKISETFLSELIWRDFYSMILQAYPNVVGHAFKPLYDRINWLNSEEEFNLWCEGKTGYPLVDAGMRELNATGFMHNRVRMVTASFLVKHLLIDWRWGEAYFANKLLDFDLASNNGGWQWAAGCGTDAAPYFRIFNPEAQQKKFDPKFEYIQKWVPEFNTAAYPNPIVNHAESRKRCLEVYKLALSDG
- a CDS encoding enoyl-CoA hydratase/isomerase family protein produces the protein MSNYVKRYRQDQLEIIEFFTEQSNSLPSDILSQLVDTIDDISTTSDCPIILLKSGGEKVFCAGASFDELSSLQNMDAGKSFFMGFANVILAMRRSPKIILGRIQGKSVGGGVGLAAGCDYVFASKYASVRLSELAVGIGPFVIGPAVERKIGLAAFSQMALNATEWQTAQWAKDKGLYQEVFENTEQLDAYIDHFSKLLLSSNPLALNELKKVFWENTEHWTKLLPARAEISGRLVLSDYTREAISNFKKMN
- a CDS encoding iron-sulfur cluster assembly accessory protein, yielding MEILTETPVIITDSARIQLEKIKTEQQIPDVHGLRVGVKGGGCSGFSYVLGFDTLKENDQEYMINGIKVFMDPAHALYLVGMQIEWVEGLNNRGFSFVNPNAKDTCGCGQSFSA
- a CDS encoding tetratricopeptide repeat protein, whose product is MHKALIILFILASISWSCKKSSGIHDPALAGLESSFNTTPNEENYEKLVTKYLEIIQTVQKNTDVSEILLKASNASEKMAKKDQQVIFLNNLVKNYPDRPDTKDNVYKMINLLHATGRHVTADVMSLSYLKTYSGDAKTEELKSKLPKVVSPEDYILDIGRSIFADTATGFNQRNAMNYVDACEAYAMVMPKDPQTPEFIFKAAETSNTLRTFEKSFALYDWLIEKYPSHERSPVALFMKGFLFDGTLHDSANAAKYYQEFLDKYPENQFAKDAKMLLQNLGKTDEEVLKDLMEKNKENK